From the Populus nigra chromosome 13, ddPopNigr1.1, whole genome shotgun sequence genome, the window TCAAGGGCATTTAATGCTTCATGTCTTAACCAAACCGGACAAACAATACACAACCATAATAAGCTGACATTGTACTACACCCTAGAGTAGGTCTCGCCAGCCAATTGTCCCTATAGCCGTCGCGGCACCACCCTAAAATGGCAAACCCAACCAGCCTTTAGCAACCAACTTTTTTAGGCCATAATAACAACTCTATACCAACAGTTGAGATCTTTCCAGGTCGAATCAATGGCCAAGAATTGGCACCAGTAAAAACAAAATGTCCCTCTTCCATCCCCTATAAATAGGGGTGGATTCCATGCATTTAGTAGGATGATACCAGAGCCTAAATTTGGTGAAAATCAACTTTTCTTcccaattttttcttcttatccaCCAaccatcttcttccttttctttcttcatgcCTCTGTCGCCATCGGCGCCACCAACATCTTGTTGACATTCCCAGCACTGCCAGTTAGCCACCCCCCACACCAAGTTGCCATCTTCTCCTCCCAATTTTGCTAGAAAACCATGGCAATTTGCATGTAGAACCATTGTTCTGTTTGCATTGTTGGGTCGGGCCAGCAACCATGTAGATCATGGGCTGGACCCGTTTCGGCCCAACCCATATGGCTGGGCAGGGTCCACCCTACcacccccccccaaaaaaaaagaataagggtcTGTTAGGCCACCTGTCGGCCCAACTCGACTGGGTTGGGCTGGACCCATTTTGACCTAACCcatatgcaaataaaaaaattcaaaggccctttaaaaaaaaattgtgatattcttatatgtttttataacaACTTTGCATAATATTGGGCTGTATATTTAAACTATAAGATACagatctaatattaaaatacttcattttcttctaaacatttcttaaaaataattgaagattaaagcaaaatctcaatttttttaaattaatttcctctttcaaaaaaacaaaaagtattttgtttttatgcatacGACCATGTCCTAAAAGTTTTCTAAGCAtactttttacaaaaaaaaaaagcatctttctcatgttttgaaatgcaaaaatcaaaatcataagtagtttataattatttgttagggtttggccaaaatatcaaaaatccttcaccaatcattttgttcactttATATTTAGAGTGTTAGGAtttagatgtagactttaatattaaGGGGTGTAAAACTATATAGTAGAgtacaccctcaggtattaaTGATAGAAAGTGcaaaataaatgcaatgctaaaatttagactttaCAACAATTAGGATTTTGCCCGATAAGATAGAGAATCCCACACGAAGGAAGATCTGCTTTAAATGTTAGAATAGACAAACATACATGAACACGacttagaataacaatcaaataataatacagcttaccttaggttAAGTGTAttaggggtgatgcgtcttcccctaaCACAATTAGTCTTTTACCTGGACTCTTGCAGATCATTAGATTCTCTAGTGACTATAATATAAAATGGTGATTCCTGAAcgttaatcataattttataattaaacccaaaactctTTCCTTTCTCAACTCCTCCAAAGAGGTAGAAAAGCGTGTCATTGGATGTCACCCTATGGCTGGTAATACACCAATTTCTACATCAATTATACGTTATCTCTCTTCACGAAGAAATTTCAAAACCTAGATGTATAAATACACCTAGTCAGATGGCAAAAGTTAATACCCCATCCTTGGCCACACAAAAATAGCGATAAAAAGTTAGGCCTAAAGCTATCATGTTTAACCTTCAGCAAACTCCTTGTGAGTAAGGCAAATTATCACTTTAAGGAATAAAAACTGAGCCATGGAATATATCATCTTTCCAAATGCagaaaaaatgttgaaattCTTCAGGCACTTTCCTGTAATCACGTGGGCAAGTCCTTTTCATGTCAAATTGTGACCTGAGGATGATGGACTAACAGCACAAGTGAACGACTGTCCATGACATTATGCAACATGATAAAAGGGAATAAGGTTGCTTTTAATGTAGGGATATTAGTGAGAGCAGAAgatgttattaaaattatatggaAGTAATTTGAATTCAGAACTAGATCGATgaccaaacaaaatattttattttgtgattggtCAGCAAATATAAGTTTCAGTCCTGAACAACCCAGTTCAAGGGAACaatggaaagaagaaaacataacGTGtcacaagaagaaaaggaagacatGGCATTGTTTTCAATGGAAGATGGATAAGAAGGTGAGCTAACAACAACAGCACTCAATATGACTCTCCTGTTTTCTAAACTAGACCAACCATATGGAACAGATCACAAATAGATCTCTCCCACCGTCCCACGTACATCGATCTATGTATATAAACCCATTATCATCCCTGGTTAATTTGTCACAGACAATATCACACAgttctttcttctttcaatcCTAGCTAGCTAGTTCATATAGTCTCTTCCAGGCCTTGAGATTTAGCATCGAGATGGCAAGTTTCAGCTGTTTTATCTTATCTCTCTTCATTGCTCTATCAATTTCAGGCGGCGAGGCAGCTCGTCAGCTTCTGCAATTGCCCCCTTTACCTGCGGTACCCAATTTGCCGAAACCAACATTGCCACCAATGCCTTCCATACCAACACTACCACAGCCTACATTGCCAGCCGCACAACCTTCCCTGCCTAAACCCACACTGCCTCCACTTCCTAGCCTGCCAACAATGCCTAGTCTCCCCAAGGTCACCTTGCCTCCACTTCCAAGCATGCCTTCAATACCCACTATCCCTATCCCAACAACAATCCCCACTATCCCTATCCCAACAGCAATCCCCTCTATCCCGTTCCTCTCCCCACCACCTGGAAACTAGACCATGCTATTGCTCATTCTGAGTTCATATCTTTTGGTCCCTGTGAAGAAGTGTGAGGAGTTGTGCTGTTTGCTTCTGGTGTTCttcattcatttatatatatatatatatatatattttcgcTTCCTGTTTCATTCCCTGTATTTCATTGCCTTCTTGTATTATACACATATAcctttatcaattaaaagaaatgtagTTTCAAACATTGTTATCTGGTGTTTTTTCCACAGATTTGATTACTAAACTCTGCTCTTTCTGGATTTCTGCTGAGCTTCCACTATTAATGATGAAACTGTTGATTTCTAACAAGAGATTTATTGAGTACAAATGCCAAAACTTGACGTATGCCAAGAGACTACAGCAGATATATACCAAGTTCAAGATTATCTCCTGTGTTTAATGCTTGCAACTAGTGTTGagacttttttaatttgaagaaaaaaaaatgatccagATCTTTTTCCGAATAAATCTTGTGAAAACTATGGTTCACGGCATAATAGATAACCAAGCAAGTATTCAAGATTTTGATAGTCCAACcttattgaaaacaaattatagcaGCTCAGTTACCCAACAACCAATGTACTGTGAACAAATAGTGTTTTGTTTAGCTGCACaaaagaggagaggagaggagaggagttTGGATCCTGGAAACACAACGTTAACGTTTTTAATGGATAGGAAGGTAAACTAACAATAACAAAACTGAAAATCGTTGTCCTGTTTTCTCAACTATACAAACAATACAGGACAGGTAGATCTTTCCTACATCATCTATATATACCCAAGGAATGCCCTGGTTGGTCACAGACAACCTTGCACTTGCAAGATTCTTTGGTTGCTCATTTGTATCTCATAGGTTCATTGAGGCCTTGTAGCTTAGTAACAAGATGGCAAGattcaattgttttatcttAGCTCTCTTCATTGCTTTATCATTCTCGGATGGCGAAGCAGCTCGTCAGCTCCTGCAATTGCCCTCTCTACCCTCTCTACCGAATTTGCCTAAACCAACACTGCCGCAGTCCACGTTGCCAACCTTGCCAGCCACTCAACCATCACTGCCTAGGCCTCCACTGCCTCCACTTCCCATCCTGCCAACAATGCCTGCTATCCCCAAGGTCACCTTGTTGGGATTCAGAATCAAGAACGATTAAAGCTTGatttataaatcatatcttagtgATGGAGTCGGATTGTAATTTCTATAATTCAGCCCTAAAGTTTAGGTGCTAGTCTgtcaatttacttcttttagACAAGATCTTTTTATATAAGCCATGTATATGAGTTGTACAAGACAGAATAAATAAGGGCAATTCTGGTTCTTTCTCTTTATCAGTCCCTCTGTTTTCTTTACGATCAGTCCCTCTGTTTtctttatggtatcagagcatagATCTAGTACGTGAAACTGCTCATTGTTTTGCTTCCGCCAATATCAGCATGACTGAAACTTcatcagaaaaatatttgacagagaaaatggatttttatgATACCTGCTACATTCATCTCTCAGATCACACTAATCATGCTATTGTCACTCAACTCTTGGAAGATGACAACCACACAACATGGAGTCGTGCCATGATGGTATTCCTAAAAGCCAAAAATAAGCTTGGCTTCATTGATGGCACGATCAAAGCACCTTCAGAGAAAGATCCTAAATGTTCAATCTATCAACCCATCCCTGATGAATACCATAATCTTCTTCGTCACCGCTACTGATGTCTGGGCTGATCTCAGTGAACATTTCTCACAAGGAAATCTTTCACGTATCTTTGAATTTAAGCGAAGGATTGTTGagcatcatcaacaacaacaaaccaTAGCAACCTATTACACAACACTCAAGTCTTTTTGGGATGAGCTAGGATCATACAACGATCCATCTTTATATAACTATGCAAGATTAAAACAGATTGTTGTAAGAGAAGAACATGAGCGAATCCTTCAATTCCTTATGGGTTTGAATGACATAGACTCTATTATTCATGGGCAAATTCTTGATGCAACCACTCCCcaacatcaaaaaaatctacTCGCTTTTGCTTGATAGCCCTATTCATGTCATAAACGTGAAGAAAAACACAAGGAACACAGAGAATAAACAACCTGCAAAGTCACAAAACAGCAAAGGCAAATCTTTATATTGCACACATTGTGAGGGAGATACACATCCAGTTGATCGTTACTATTATATCATTGGATTTCCACCAGGGCATAAGTTCCATGGTAGAGATGTCAAGCCACCAAACAAGAACAAATGGTTTGCAGCCAATAATACCCACAACATGATCAAACTCAACACTGCAGCAAATGGACTCTAGGGCTTTTCTCGGTTCACAGAAGAAGAGTACAACCAAATAAGGGCATTACTCAGTAAAAATCAGTTTTATGGAAATGTGACAGGTAAAAACAATTCCAAATGTTGTAAAGCTGCGATCATTGACAGCGGTGCAAGTGATCATATATCCTATTCTTCTCATTTTCTATcccaaaaaagtaaaataaaataaagtttatgcAGTGTGGAGAGCAAATGAGATGAGAGAGGTTCTTAGCATATTGTACATCGCTTAATGAATTTGATCTCACAGAAAGGAGCATATTGTGGCCACATCTAGCTTTAGAGATTGAGAGGATCTGATTCAACTTAATTGGAGACCTTGATCTGCTAAACCGAGAGCTGCCACTCTTCTGGAACATTAGATGAGCCGTCTGCAACTTCAGCAAACAGACTTACATTCATAGCTCCTGATTAAGAACGAAAGGCTATCTACTGAGAGCATGATCTGTGCCCTGAGTTGCAACTTAGGTCCATTTCCTTTTCATGCACGTGAGGAAGACATAGATGGACTTGGCTCCAGTCACCAGCAAAGAAACGTAGTTCTCCTTCAATACCAGCACTTCCCTCTTTTGTTGCAGAACGGTGAGATCTTACTGAAAGATTGGCATTTACATTGGGAATGGTGAGGCATCGAAGGACTTCAGCATTGAAATCATGGAAATGTACAACACTTGCACCcatacaacaaaacaagaagcttaagaaatatttaacattaaataaattttaattaaataattttaatttaaaattaatatttaattatccgtcgaTAAAACCATCGGTAAAACACTCCAATAGAAAGCCTAGAATCTCTAATTTCACAACAGACGAGGCTCCTTTGTTCTTCATCTTTcccatatgtaaaaaacatcaatatccatttctttcttttctcttctctcctccactccttctcttctcctccatgcaCAAGTATGTATTCTTCTCCttccatcttttttcttctcggttcttttttaattaatatactttataattttttttttcttagcttcacttgcaaccacattaaggtaagatttttcttttttcttctttttttgtgttttttttcactatacttgtttttttatttttttaattgtttttgttcttaataattgtatgaatattgttgtaggaattgtttttcatatgattttcttcttttttccatttttccaaacgttttgagtattatagagtgttgatttatattaatttaattattttatcagttttgtaaaatagattttttaaaataattaccaacagaattacaTATGATATTTTTTCGAGGGAAATACCAACGAAATGAAgcagataattgttttttgcgCGTTTTTTCTATCAGTAAATCCatcgataataatatttttttactaacaaTGGACTTACTGACGAACAAAAAAATACCGAGgaaagattcaccgacggagcatttccatcggtgatttcgttggtaaattaattaacaatggaataataataaaaatatcaacagAAAATTCCATCAGTAAATATAAAGATTGTGGTAGCATGAGAGCAGAAGATGTTATtagaattatatataagtaATTTGAATTCAGAACTAGATgaccaaacaaaatattttattttgtgattggtCAGCAAATATAAGTTTCAGTCCTGAACAACCCAGTTCAAGGGAAAaatggaaagaagaaaacataacGTGTCacaacaagaaaaggaagacaTGACATTGTTTTCAATGGAAGATGGATAAGAAGGTGAGCTAACAACAACGACATTCAAAATGACTCTCCTGTTTTCTAAACTGAACCAACCATATGGAACAGATCACAAATAGATCTCTCCCACCGTCCCACGTACATCgatctatgtatatatataaacccaTTATCATCCCTGGTTTGTCACAAACACTAGCACACAGTTCTTTCTTCTCTTAATCCTAGCTAGCTAGTTCATATAGTCTCTTCCAGGCCTTGAGATTTAGCGTCGAGATGGCAAGTTTGAACTCGTTTATCTTAGTTCTCTTCATTGCTCTATCAATTTCAGGCGGCGAGGCAGCTCGTCAGCTTCTGCAATTGCCCCCTTTACCTGCGGTACCCAATTTGCCTAAACCAACATTGCCACCAATGCCTTCTATACCAACACTACCACAGCCCACATTGCCAACCGCACAACCTTCCCTGCCTAAACCCACACTGCCTCCACTTCCTAGCCTGCCAACAATGCCTAGTCTCCCCAAGGTCACCTTGCCTCCACTTCCAAGCATGCCCTCAATGCCCACTATCCCTATCCCAACAATAATCCCCTCTATCCCGTTCCTCTCCCCACCACCTGGAAACTAGACCATGCTATTGCTCATTCTGAGTTTGATTAGTAAGCTTTCTGTCAAAAGTTCATATCTTTTGGTCCCAGTGAAGAAAGTGTGAGGAGTTGTGCTGTTTGCTTCTGgtgtttttcattcatttatatGTTTTCGCTTCCTATTTCCCTGTATTTCGTTGCCTTCTTGTATTATACACATATAcctttatcaattaaaagaaatgttgTTTCAAACATTGTTATCTGGTGTTTTTTCCACACATTTGATTACTAAACTCTGCTCTTTCTGGAATTCTGCTGAGCTTGCACTATTAATGATGAAACTGTTGGTATCTCACAAGAGATTTATTGAGTACAAATGCCAAAACTTGATGTATGCCAAGAGACTACAGCAGATATATACCAAGTTCAAGATTATCTTGTATGTTTAATGCTTGGAACTAGTGTTGagacttttttaatttcaataaaaaaaaatcaaaaaaatagtAAAGTAACAGTTCAACCGCAACCTTAAACAAGCTCTTAGATTCAAATGGTtagaaaaatattcatttgatCATAAATTTGAGTTTCATTACTAGGAAAGGGTGTTCTTATCatagatgattttttatttgttttacttcgtataaaatctaaatagaaaacaatttcAACATATTAgactatataaatataagaaataatctTGAGAAGAACAAATATAAATGTGAGGCTAGCTACCTGAAACTAATTGAGCAATTATGCGGAGCCAAAAAGGCAAAaagctcataaaaaaataaagacttggCTAACCTTTAGATTGAAGGAGAAGCTTTACTTCCCAAGCTTCAACAGACAACAAACAAATGCCGGTGGTTTTTTgcagatatttttattaaaaaagttaattaacaGCAAGGACACCTAGTTAAAAAGCTGAAAAAGCAAGGGgaactaaaaaaaaggaaagaggtgTGTAAAAAAAGATCATTCTTAGCTAACTATAAGAGGGAATGAGAAGCCCTGCTCCACAACCCTCAATAGATAACCAACAAATGTTGAGAGATTAATGCaaccaaaaacaaatgcaaGCTAGCTAAGACTAAAAGTAATAGACAAAATAGAAGATACTGTTGTgcctgaaaatagaaaaaagaaaaaaagaaaaaaccagcaAGATCAACGATTCAAAATGCAGATAGACAAGCCAATTTCAAAGCAGTCTCAAAATAGTGAAAAACATAATAGAGAGGGTTCCTATCTTTTCAAACaaaggaaaatgataaaaaaaaggtgtGCAAACCCCCTCGCAGACCAAGAACACTTTAATTACAATGACCCTCGGAGAAAAACATTAGCGATCAATGTCAGAACCTAACGTCAATCAACTCTCAATTGCCAGGGTTTCCATGTAAACTCAAACGACAAAGCCATGTTAGTAgacaaccaaataaaaatgcatGGGAATACCACAAAACCCACATACCAATGACAATAAAACCACATAGCAAGTAAAACCCAACTATAATCAATTCGTAATAGATCAACaacaggaaaaataaaagaaagcgaACTAAAAAACTAACAAGAATCCCATTCCCCAACTTAATGTTAACCTATCATAGAAACACCCAGCCTGTGACATCGAGCATGGATTTAATGCACTATAATGGCATATTCACTAACCTATATAACAAAAAAGCCATGCCCTTGAAAAAGAAAGTCTACAGGTAATAGATGAGTCTCAAATGAAAGTAGAGCCAAGCCACAAACAATAGACATCAACAAACTCCCCATCTCTAATGCACCAAAGCCACATAACGACATGCCTAGAAGATAACAATGCATGTAGGAAAAAAAGGTCATTAGCTAAAATGATGAGGAAACATATGAGAAGACGACAAATTGAGCACCTCAGCCGAGAGAAAATTTAATCCACAGTATACCTATACACACGCCACAATGAAGCGAGAGATGAAAAGGAGATGAAGGCTAATCTTTAACTGAAGACAATGCCACATGGAAGCgtgtaaaaagtaaaaattctatttttataacaTTCACATGAGAGCCTCAAGCCAgcaagctttattttttataacatttatgACAATCTAGCTATTGAGAGTCCaacataacaattatttttatagccTTTAAAGCCAGCAAgccagttattttttataacatccACGTGAAAGCCTAACACGTCAATTATTTTCGAGAGCCTTAAACCACCAacccaactatttttttataacatgcaCTTAAGAGTATACAATGTTCATCGATGAAACAGCCGGTCATTCATGTGAGAGCTCAACACACAAATCACAAGTGAGATCCTAGCACATCAATTATCTTTCCCAACACGCATTTCAGAATAACCAATATAATTAACAATCATGCACTTGGGAGTACACAATGTAGTTTTTTATATAGTGCACAGTACATAACGTTTCATCTATGAAAGAGCCTAGCACACCACAGTACACAATGTATAGTgtttcatcaataaaagagCCTCTCACACactaattgctttttttctaAGAGCTTATCacactaattattatttttatttttacagccTCTCACACACCAATTACACATGAGATCCTTGCACACCAATTATCTTTCCCAAAATGCAGTAGATAGTGAACCCAAACAATATAATCCACAATATAATCCACAATAAAATCACACACAGTCTACAATGATTcactgatgattttttttaatgtgtccTTACCATTCTAATTGTTTACAATTTGTTATTacattttagattatttttcaatgttttcttttaaaaatttgtttacaatttcaatttgtttacAACACATCATCCTTCCCAGCACTGCCGGTTAGTCACCCCCATACCAGGTAGCCTTTTTCACCtccttattttgttggaaaaccATGGCAATTTGCATGCATAACCATTGGTTTGAAcgcaaaatgaagaaaatttaattaacatGGTTGCTGGGTCAAGCCCACAACCCTGTGGATTGTGGTATGGACCCATTTCGGCCCAGCCCATATAAAAACCTGTTCATTGGCGAATCgtttgaattattttcaaaacaagtttGCTTtaaactaacataaaaaaagatttatgtgAATTCTCCATGAAAACAACTCCTTATAAATAACCAAATCTTATTTCGCACAACCTCAACCCCAAAGAAAACCTGAATTAAacacttgggggcatgatcAGGTTGACGggtattatagaatgtatagcATGTATATCTCTGAATAGGAAATTAATATAGGATTATTCCAATGTTGTAATCCCTACAGTTACTGCTGTATTTTGCCCTACATATATAAATAGGAAAGGTTGGCTAAGCCCAACCCAAGTCATTCTGTTActctcaacttggtatcagagccctaaataaactaaaacacctcttctcttctttgcaATGGATCCCTCTCAGCCGGAAGCCATCTCCTCCTCTGCAGCAGCACTGGTTGTGCCTTCCTGCACTCCTGCCGCAGGACCACTTTCTTCTTCAGCTTTAGTTTTGCAGTGGCCACAACATACAGATGTTGGCCATGCTCTTCTCAACCAATTCAACCCCAATAATGCTCATCTGCTGCCGGTCTCTTCTGTTGAAGCTACTGTAGCCTCTGTCGTGGCAATTGTCCCCCTCTCCCACACTCATCAGGTCATCTCTTTGAAATTGACAAACACTAATTATTTGTATTGGTGAATGCAGATGAAACCATATCTCTTAGGCCAAGGAGTTTTTGGCTTTGTTGATGGTTCAAACTCCTACCCCTCTCCACATATTCTTGTTGCCGATGGTGTCTCTCTTCAGGTATCTCAACTCTTTCTTCGTTGGAAACAACAGAACCAACTCATTCTAAGTGCCTTGCTCTCTTCGCTATCCATGGAAGTTCTTCATCTTGTTGTTGATTGTCTAACCTCATGTTCTGTCTGGCACACACTTGAGCAAGCTCTAGCTTCTACATCCAATTCCCGTATTATGCAACTTCATGGCTCCCTTCAAGACCTTCGACAAGGTGATGATTTGGTAACTCAATTTCTGCAAAAAGCTAAGACTTTATTTGATGAGCTAGCAACTGCTAGCCGGCCTATTTCGCTAACCGATTTCAATCTATATGTGTTTCGTGGCCTTCACGGAGAATTTAAGGACTTAGTGACAAGTCTTGTTACAAGGGCAGATCCTCTACCATATGCAGATTTGCTTAGTCATCTGCTAACTCATGAATTTATTCATAAATCCTCTCACTTGTCTATGGGATCTGCTGTCATTCATGCACCATTGCTGCCCACACCGAACATCCCACCTTCAGCACTCCTCTCTCACCGTCAGCCTTCTGCTCAGTTTGGACACAACAGGGGCCGTTCTTATGGCAATTGGCGTCCTCAACAAAACCTTCATAGAGGTCCTCAAAATTCTAGCTCCAGGCCTGATTTTCGTAGCTTCCATAGCACTCCCAGCAACGACAATAGACACAGCAGCTAGCAGGGAAATTGGCAGCGCAACAGGGGATCCAATTCCCGCTGCCAGTTATGTCAAACCTTCGGACACACTGCTCCTCAGTGCTCCCAACTTCAGCAACGCGGCTATGGACAGCAACATAGTGCCAATGTGGCACTACATACTTCTGCAGGTACTGTTGACTAGTTTCCGGACACCAGTGCAAATCAACACGTCACACCTGACCTTGCAACCTTGACTGCTTCAGAACCATACAATGGTAATGATAATTTGCATGTTGGTAATGGTAAGGGACTTTCCATATCTCATATTGgccatacaaaaatatataacccACATTGTTTGTTCATTTTATCTAATGTCCTACATGTTCCTGCAATTACGAAACCTCTGCTTTCTATTCAGAAATTTTGTCtcgataataatgtttattttgagtttcacccttttttgttttatgtcaaggATCTCAACACCAATGAAGTACTCCTCTTAGGACAGAGTAAAGATGGTCTCTATACCTTGTTCAAGTTCAGGTCTTCCGTCCCGTCAATTCCTCAAGCCTATTGGTCTCCCTGCATCTCTGCTTCTGCTGATTTGTGGCATCGTCGCCTAGGTCAACCTACCTCTcgcatttttcaatttttagtctcgaaaaataagattatttgtAACAACAAACgtcttaattttcaatgtcaaagtTGTTCCTTAGAAAAATCATCGCGTTTGTCTTTAAGACCTACTGGGCACAAAACTTCTGCTccgcttgaattaatttttagtgatgtgtGGGGTCCTGCTCCCCTTTTTTCTTCGGATAGTTAtcgttattttgttatatttgttgatGCGCTCACAAAATGTATATGGCATTATCCACTTGTTGCAAAATTTGATGTTTATCCTGTCTTCCATCAATTTCAAACTC encodes:
- the LOC133671493 gene encoding uncharacterized protein LOC133671493, producing MLGSGGKVTLGRLGIVGRLGSGGSVGLGREGCAVGNVGCGSVGIEGIGGNVGLGKLGTAVLRCLTIPNVNANLSVRSHRSATKEGSAGIEGELRFFAGDWSQTAHLMFQKSGSSRFSRSRLFILCVPCVFLHVYDMNRAIKQKRVTLGIAGIVGRMGSGGSGGLGSDGGGERNGIEGIAVGIGIVGIVVGIGIVGIEGMLGSGGKVTLGRLGIVGRLGSGGSVGLGREGCAAGNVGCGSVGMEGIGGNVGFGKLGTAGKGGNCRS